From Acidobacteriota bacterium, one genomic window encodes:
- a CDS encoding tetratricopeptide repeat protein, whose product MKKIFFIFCIFLFFPTFIPSQTLILPFENKSNNKNFSWISESISYSLEFFFDNYNLEIISQEERNQIFEEFQIPFSIPFSKATMIKLGNRAKASKILYGEFKIEDEKIYIKGESIELKNIKPKEIVSVEGELKSLIFLQNLLAWKILNNEIHIEEKNGEEFLKKYSDIPLSSWENFIKGMIAKEKDKKESFFKKSLENFQHFPFALWEISKLYFQKSEYEKSLNYLMLLKGNEDFAYKSSFLLAMNFYNLERFERAIEILNRILKDTKNKDIIYNNIGVCYAKLNNNEKALEYFNMALDTKKSADYFFNKSLVAENTDECFDNLKNSLQINHLDFNFHNFLYNKLIKNNLDFIAKKELEIIKMYFSKEPDKKIDNSLNFLKIPNILFAENSSEVPDKNVSRSYIEFALNSIKNKDYHKAITEIKKAIYASPYESYNYYLLGWVYFHLKLHKNALEEIEFSLWLKEDPEVRSLYQKLRSESNNLRV is encoded by the coding sequence ATGAAAAAAATTTTTTTTATTTTTTGTATTTTTTTGTTTTTTCCTACCTTTATACCTTCCCAAACATTAATACTTCCTTTCGAAAATAAATCTAACAATAAAAATTTCTCCTGGATTTCTGAAAGTATCTCTTATTCCCTCGAGTTTTTTTTTGATAATTACAACCTTGAAATAATCTCCCAGGAAGAGAGAAATCAAATCTTTGAAGAATTTCAAATTCCATTTTCCATTCCTTTCTCAAAAGCCACGATGATAAAACTTGGAAACAGAGCAAAAGCATCAAAAATTTTATACGGCGAATTTAAGATTGAGGATGAAAAAATTTACATTAAAGGAGAATCGATCGAATTAAAGAATATAAAGCCAAAGGAAATTGTCTCAGTCGAAGGCGAGCTAAAAAGTTTAATTTTTCTTCAAAATCTTTTAGCTTGGAAAATTCTCAATAATGAAATCCATATTGAAGAAAAGAACGGGGAAGAATTCTTAAAAAAATATTCAGACATACCTCTTTCAAGCTGGGAAAATTTCATAAAAGGGATGATTGCAAAAGAAAAGGATAAAAAAGAAAGTTTTTTTAAAAAATCCCTTGAAAATTTTCAACATTTTCCTTTTGCTCTCTGGGAAATTTCAAAGCTATATTTTCAAAAATCAGAGTATGAAAAAAGTTTAAACTACCTCATGCTTTTAAAAGGTAACGAAGATTTTGCGTATAAAAGCTCGTTTCTTCTGGCTATGAATTTTTATAACTTGGAAAGATTTGAAAGAGCAATTGAAATTTTAAACAGGATTTTAAAAGATACAAAGAATAAAGATATAATTTATAACAATATCGGTGTATGTTATGCAAAGTTAAACAACAATGAAAAAGCCCTTGAATACTTTAATATGGCGCTTGATACAAAAAAATCTGCTGATTACTTTTTTAATAAAAGTCTTGTTGCTGAAAATACTGATGAATGCTTTGATAATTTAAAAAATTCTCTTCAAATCAACCATTTAGATTTTAATTTCCACAATTTCCTTTATAATAAATTAATTAAAAATAATCTTGACTTTATAGCAAAAAAAGAACTTGAAATAATAAAAATGTATTTTTCAAAAGAACCTGATAAAAAAATCGATAACTCTTTAAATTTTCTAAAGATCCCTAATATTTTATTTGCCGAAAATTCTTCAGAAGTCCCTGATAAAAATGTATCAAGAAGTTACATTGAGTTTGCACTAAATTCTATAAAAAATAAAGATTATCATAAAGCTATAACTGAAATAAAAAAAGCTATCTATGCTTCTCCTTATGAAAGCTATAATTATTATCTTCTTGGATGGGTCTATTTCCACCTTAAACTTCATAAAAACGCATTGGAAGAAATTGAATTTTCACTCTGGCTAAAAGAAGATCCTGAAGTTAGAAGCCTTTATCAAAAATTAAGATCTGAGTCAAATAATCTAAGAGTATAA
- a CDS encoding ATP-binding protein, producing the protein MVKRHFWLKRIEESWQRRSVVWLSGVRRAGKTYLCQSLPGIEYFDCELPRVRRMMEDPESFLDDLRDCTIVLDEIHRFPNPSEILKIAADHYPDIKILATGSSTLGASSKFRDTLAGRKTEIWLTPMTSHDLVDFEDTDLKHRFLHGGLPPFFMANTLPERDFQEWMDAYWAKDIQELFRLERRYSFLRFAELLMAQSGGIFEANRFARPCEVSRTTITNYLSILEATYLVHIVRPFSSHRPTEIISAPKVYAFDTGFVCYYCGWHELRRDDLGVLWEHFVLNEIYAHLQSRRVLYWRDKRGHEVDFVLVKNKLKPVAIECKWSQAEFDPSNLKAFRRQYPDGDNFVVSSDVKKSFSRTFDSIQVRFLNLKDLVKSILMERMGT; encoded by the coding sequence ATGGTAAAAAGGCATTTCTGGCTTAAAAGGATAGAGGAATCATGGCAGAGGCGTTCTGTTGTCTGGCTATCGGGGGTTAGAAGGGCTGGGAAGACATACCTATGCCAGAGTCTACCAGGAATTGAGTATTTTGATTGTGAGCTGCCACGGGTGCGGCGGATGATGGAAGACCCTGAATCTTTCCTCGATGATTTAAGAGATTGCACAATTGTACTTGATGAGATCCATCGATTTCCGAATCCCTCCGAAATACTCAAAATTGCTGCTGACCACTACCCTGACATCAAGATACTTGCCACGGGATCATCCACACTTGGAGCATCATCGAAATTTAGAGATACCTTGGCCGGTCGTAAGACAGAGATATGGCTTACACCCATGACTTCCCATGATCTTGTTGATTTTGAGGATACTGATCTGAAACACCGTTTTCTTCACGGAGGACTGCCGCCTTTTTTCATGGCAAACACACTTCCTGAAAGGGATTTTCAGGAATGGATGGATGCCTACTGGGCTAAGGATATTCAAGAGCTGTTCAGACTTGAGCGGAGGTATTCATTTTTAAGATTTGCGGAACTTTTAATGGCTCAGAGCGGGGGGATATTTGAGGCAAACAGATTTGCCAGACCTTGCGAGGTAAGCCGGACAACCATTACTAATTATCTCTCTATCCTTGAGGCAACTTATTTAGTGCACATAGTACGTCCATTCAGTTCGCATCGTCCAACAGAGATAATCTCAGCACCAAAGGTATATGCCTTTGATACAGGCTTTGTATGTTATTATTGTGGCTGGCATGAACTGAGAAGAGATGACCTCGGAGTGTTATGGGAGCATTTTGTGCTTAATGAGATATATGCCCATCTGCAATCCAGGAGGGTCTTATACTGGAGGGATAAACGCGGTCACGAGGTGGATTTTGTATTGGTCAAAAATAAATTAAAGCCTGTGGCTATAGAATGCAAATGGTCTCAGGCAGAATTTGATCCATCTAACCTGAAGGCATTCAGAAGGCAGTATCCTGATGGAGACAATTTTGTGGTTTCATCAGATGTGAAGAAATCATTTTCTCGTACTTTTGATAGTATTCAAGTAAGATTTTTAAATCTGAAAGATCTGGTGAAGTCTATACTCATGGAGAGGATGGGGACTTAA
- a CDS encoding sigma 54-interacting transcriptional regulator yields MLNSRLKPWPTCQLILFVCINSSSIPSTLFESEIFGHKKGSLNLVQIFPIY; encoded by the coding sequence TTGCTTAATTCGAGGCTAAAGCCATGGCCTACATGTCAACTTATTTTATTCGTTTGTATTAATTCTTCTTCTATCCCTTCCACCCTTTTTGAATCTGAAATCTTTGGACACAAAAAAGGCTCATTAAATCTTGTGCAAATTTTTCCCATTTATTAA
- a CDS encoding deoxyguanosinetriphosphate triphosphohydrolase produces MEKSIREFLEERERKILSPKAAFSSETKGRKKPEELCLIRPEYQRDRDRIIHSKAFRRLKHKTQVFLSPTGDHYRTRLTHTLEVSQIARTISKALCLNEDLTEAISLGHDLGHTPFGHAGEEALRELLPGGFNHYEQSLRVVDFLEQNGRGLNLTYEVRDGILKHSKGFGEIFVEKDGPETLEGNAVRVSDLIAYVNHDIDDSIRGGIIKASDLPQEAIKVLGNTHAKRINTMVMDVIRNSVENGMERICMSDEIFNATQKLRDFLYEAVYFNDKSKAELKKTKKIIYDLFYYLMEHPERGVEAFPVGDLLETRVGDFIAGMTDRYALRIYEEIFLPKPWMIV; encoded by the coding sequence ATGGAGAAGAGTATTAGAGAATTTCTGGAGGAAAGGGAAAGAAAGATTTTATCACCAAAAGCAGCTTTTAGTTCAGAAACAAAAGGAAGAAAAAAGCCTGAAGAATTGTGTTTGATAAGACCGGAGTACCAGAGAGACAGAGATAGAATAATCCATTCAAAAGCTTTTAGACGACTCAAACATAAAACACAGGTTTTCCTTTCTCCAACTGGAGATCATTATCGAACAAGATTAACCCATACCCTTGAAGTTTCTCAAATAGCTCGAACCATTTCAAAAGCTCTTTGTTTGAATGAGGATTTAACTGAGGCGATTTCCCTGGGACATGATTTAGGTCATACACCTTTTGGCCATGCTGGAGAAGAGGCATTGAGAGAACTTCTTCCAGGCGGGTTCAATCATTATGAACAAAGTCTTAGAGTTGTTGATTTTTTAGAGCAGAATGGAAGAGGTCTTAATCTCACCTATGAGGTAAGAGATGGAATTCTTAAACATTCAAAAGGGTTTGGGGAGATCTTTGTTGAAAAAGATGGACCTGAAACTCTTGAAGGGAATGCTGTCAGAGTTTCTGATTTAATAGCCTATGTGAACCATGATATTGATGATTCTATAAGAGGAGGGATAATAAAAGCTTCTGATCTTCCTCAGGAAGCAATAAAAGTTCTGGGAAATACCCATGCGAAAAGAATTAACACAATGGTTATGGATGTGATAAGAAATAGTGTTGAAAATGGAATGGAGAGAATATGTATGTCTGATGAGATTTTCAATGCCACTCAAAAACTCAGGGATTTTTTATATGAAGCAGTTTATTTTAATGATAAATCAAAAGCTGAATTAAAAAAAACAAAGAAAATAATCTATGATCTTTTTTATTATCTTATGGAACATCCAGAAAGAGGGGTTGAAGCTTTTCCTGTGGGAGATCTTCTGGAAACCAGGGTTGGAGATTTTATCGCAGGTATGACTGACAGATACGCTCTGAGGATTTATGAAGAGATATTTTTACCAAAGCCCTGGATGATTGTTTAG
- a CDS encoding MFS transporter — protein sequence MKKSKIPPRVKILGFVSLLNDSASEMIYPFLPVFITKYLGAGPAFLGLIEGAAESINSFLKLGSGWFSDRVKRKKPFVSIGYVIASFLRPLIGIARSWITVFFLRFFDRVGKGIRASPRDAMIAESSSIEIRGKSFGFHRGMDNLGAFIGPLIAFSLVKFANIDLRTLFILTLIPGIFVFILVVFFLKEIGSFSSEKVEHRENSKFSFTFKYYLFTLMIFTLGNSSDTFLFLKATETGVSMAFLPVLWMAHNLVKSSLSYPSGSLSDKIGRKKIIIFGWILYSIIYFGFAFSTSPFHVLFLFVVYGSVFGITEGVEKAFVADMVKPTQRGTAYGLYNFILGVSLFPASLITGVLWQKINSKAAFLFGAMMALVASILMMMLKESKQKEI from the coding sequence ATGAAAAAGAGTAAAATACCTCCAAGAGTTAAAATACTCGGTTTTGTTTCCCTTCTCAATGATTCTGCCTCAGAGATGATCTACCCTTTTCTTCCTGTTTTCATTACTAAATATTTAGGAGCAGGACCTGCATTTTTAGGCCTGATAGAAGGAGCTGCAGAAAGTATCAATAGCTTTTTAAAGCTGGGTTCTGGTTGGTTTTCTGATAGAGTGAAAAGAAAAAAACCTTTTGTTTCAATTGGTTATGTAATTGCTTCATTTTTAAGACCTCTTATTGGTATCGCAAGGTCATGGATTACAGTTTTTTTTCTCAGATTTTTTGACAGGGTAGGAAAAGGAATAAGAGCATCACCAAGAGATGCAATGATTGCAGAATCCTCCTCAATCGAAATTAGGGGAAAGTCTTTTGGTTTTCATAGGGGAATGGACAATTTAGGAGCATTCATTGGACCATTGATTGCTTTCTCCCTTGTAAAATTTGCAAACATTGATTTGAGAACCCTTTTCATTCTCACATTGATTCCAGGAATTTTTGTGTTTATCCTTGTTGTTTTCTTTTTAAAAGAAATTGGAAGCTTTAGCTCTGAAAAGGTCGAACATAGAGAAAATTCTAAATTTTCTTTTACTTTTAAGTATTACCTTTTTACTCTTATGATTTTTACCCTTGGGAATTCATCAGATACTTTTCTTTTTCTTAAAGCTACAGAGACAGGAGTTTCAATGGCATTCCTCCCAGTTTTATGGATGGCTCATAATCTTGTTAAATCATCTCTTTCGTATCCATCCGGGTCATTATCCGATAAAATTGGAAGGAAAAAAATTATAATATTTGGCTGGATTCTCTATTCGATAATATATTTTGGATTTGCTTTCTCCACGAGTCCTTTTCATGTATTATTTTTATTTGTAGTATATGGCTCGGTATTTGGAATTACTGAAGGAGTGGAGAAAGCTTTTGTAGCAGATATGGTGAAGCCAACTCAGAGAGGAACTGCTTACGGGCTTTATAATTTTATCCTTGGAGTTTCTCTTTTTCCAGCCTCTCTAATCACTGGAGTTTTATGGCAAAAGATAAATTCAAAAGCTGCATTTCTTTTTGGGGCAATGATGGCTCTTGTTGCATCAATCTTAATGATGATGCTAAAAGAATCTAAACAAAAGGAGATATAA
- a CDS encoding UDP-glucose/GDP-mannose dehydrogenase family protein — MDRIGIIGIGYVGLVTAVGFAELGYKVTGVDKDGERISLLRNGISPIFEPGVDELLKKNVSKGNLFFSDKLEDVVDKTDIIFICVGTPSLEDGRADLTQVEEVSRNIAMNLNSYRLIVEKSTVPVKTAQWIKRTIKLYNRKRVDFDVASNPEFLKEGNALNDFFHPDRIVIGVESERAREKLRRLYERFGVPLIETDINTAEIIKHASNAFLAMKISFINMIADLCEKTGADIEKVSMGVGLDRRIGTEFLKAGIGYGGSCFPKDVKAFYRIGEEHGLNFGLLREVDRINEERVEKFMNRLKEALWLFREKKIGILGASFKPETDDIREAPSLKIIERLLKEGAIVKVHDPKAISNLKKHFGDRDGLKYCEEPYEVARDAEALLLLTEWEEYKGIDLKRLKELMKTPIFLDGRNLFFPEKMKEAGFEYHSIGRKN, encoded by the coding sequence ATGGATAGAATAGGAATAATTGGAATAGGTTATGTGGGTCTTGTTACTGCTGTTGGGTTTGCAGAGCTTGGATATAAAGTTACTGGAGTTGATAAGGATGGAGAGAGAATATCTCTTTTGAGAAACGGCATTTCTCCGATTTTTGAGCCAGGAGTTGATGAGCTTTTAAAAAAGAATGTGTCAAAGGGAAATCTATTTTTTTCAGATAAACTGGAAGATGTGGTGGATAAAACAGATATAATATTTATCTGTGTTGGGACTCCTTCCCTTGAGGATGGAAGAGCGGATTTAACTCAGGTTGAGGAGGTTTCAAGAAATATAGCCATGAATCTGAATTCATACAGATTAATAGTTGAAAAAAGCACTGTTCCTGTTAAAACAGCCCAATGGATAAAGCGGACTATAAAGTTATACAATCGAAAAAGGGTAGATTTTGATGTGGCTTCAAATCCTGAATTCCTAAAAGAGGGAAATGCTTTGAATGACTTTTTCCATCCGGATAGAATCGTAATTGGAGTGGAATCTGAGAGAGCAAGAGAAAAATTAAGAAGACTCTATGAAAGATTTGGTGTGCCGTTAATCGAGACAGATATAAATACTGCTGAAATCATAAAACATGCTTCGAATGCTTTCCTAGCTATGAAGATTTCATTCATCAACATGATAGCTGATCTCTGTGAGAAAACTGGAGCTGATATTGAAAAGGTTTCGATGGGGGTAGGACTGGACAGAAGAATCGGAACAGAGTTTTTAAAGGCAGGAATTGGATATGGCGGTAGTTGTTTCCCAAAAGATGTTAAAGCATTTTATAGGATTGGTGAAGAACACGGGTTGAATTTTGGACTTCTGCGAGAGGTGGACAGAATAAATGAGGAGAGGGTTGAAAAATTCATGAACAGGTTGAAAGAAGCCCTCTGGCTTTTCAGAGAGAAAAAAATAGGAATTCTTGGAGCTTCTTTTAAGCCAGAGACTGATGATATAAGAGAAGCACCGAGTTTAAAAATCATTGAAAGACTGTTGAAGGAAGGGGCGATCGTAAAAGTTCATGACCCAAAGGCTATTTCAAATTTAAAAAAGCATTTTGGGGATAGGGATGGCCTTAAGTATTGCGAAGAGCCATACGAAGTTGCAAGAGATGCAGAGGCATTGCTGCTTTTGACTGAATGGGAAGAGTATAAGGGGATAGATTTAAAAAGGCTAAAAGAATTGATGAAGACTCCGATTTTTTTAGATGGGAGAAATCTATTTTTTCCTGAAAAAATGAAAGAAGCAGGATTTGAATATCATTCGATAGGTAGAAAAAACTAA
- a CDS encoding UDP-glucuronic acid decarboxylase family protein, whose product MKVLITGAAGFIGSFLCERFLKEGWYVIGLDNFLTGSEENISHLFSNSNFKFYKYDVTYFIYVDEDVDLILHFACPASPLDYSNHPIHTMKVDSLGTLHTLGLAKKKRARYLFASTSEVYGDPEVHPQNEEYWGKVNPIGPRAVYDEAKRFSEALTMAYHRVHKIDVRIARIFNTYGPRMRIGDGRVIPTFIVNSLQGKSIPIFGDGTQTRSFCFIDDLVDGIYNLSVIDNLEGEVFNLGNPDEYRILDIAEKIKRITESKSEFEYHPLPQDDPKKRKPDIEKAKKILGWEPKILLDEGLKITIDWFKKKLLGSGLDM is encoded by the coding sequence ATGAAAGTTTTAATCACTGGAGCAGCCGGCTTCATCGGTTCTTTTTTGTGCGAAAGATTTCTCAAGGAAGGATGGTATGTAATTGGTCTTGATAATTTTCTCACGGGTTCAGAAGAGAATATATCTCATCTTTTTTCAAACTCAAATTTTAAATTCTACAAATATGATGTCACATATTTCATTTATGTGGATGAGGATGTGGATTTGATTTTACATTTTGCATGTCCTGCGTCTCCTCTGGATTATTCAAATCATCCCATCCACACGATGAAGGTTGATTCTCTTGGAACGCTTCACACTCTTGGGCTTGCAAAGAAAAAGAGAGCAAGATACCTTTTTGCATCCACATCAGAAGTATACGGTGACCCGGAAGTGCATCCTCAAAATGAAGAATATTGGGGAAAAGTGAATCCAATTGGACCGAGAGCAGTTTATGATGAAGCAAAGAGATTTTCAGAGGCCTTAACAATGGCTTATCATAGAGTTCATAAAATTGATGTGAGAATAGCAAGAATATTCAATACATATGGACCTCGAATGCGAATCGGAGATGGAAGAGTTATACCCACATTTATCGTAAACTCTCTTCAGGGAAAATCCATTCCTATATTCGGTGATGGAACTCAAACTCGAAGTTTTTGTTTCATCGATGATTTAGTTGATGGAATTTACAATCTCTCTGTAATTGATAATTTAGAAGGAGAAGTTTTTAATCTTGGAAATCCAGATGAATACAGAATTTTAGACATAGCAGAAAAGATAAAAAGGATCACAGAGTCAAAATCTGAATTTGAATATCATCCGCTTCCCCAGGACGACCCGAAAAAAAGAAAGCCTGATATAGAAAAAGCAAAGAAAATATTGGGCTGGGAACCGAAAATCTTACTTGATGAAGGACTGAAAATTACCATTGATTGGTTTAAAAAAAAATTATTAGGGTCAGGTCTTGACATGTGA
- a CDS encoding sodium:solute symporter family protein — translation MKWILFLAYSFLVLIFGLIPAKSIKNNNDYFLASRSLSWRSLTFTLVASWYGASSIFVSISEAYWKGLSSLWIIGVPAFLTLLIFSFFSRRIYNSEVNSIPEIFRKKNYKFSQVITSAIIFWYLIVLSSSQLIALGQVIGGFLSIKYELSLLLGLLIILFYSTGGGLKSVVTTDKIQFFIIVGVILSVFIFLSEKNFNFFSSEEIMKLMNPFDSITENLLITLSFTLAWLISPIVWQRIKSGRNNYEVKKSLILSALILFFLYLISIGIGILSHPFNFDKKEGELFILLINKKLGIILGSLGFLAVVSAIMSTLDTTLNTSSMTFTWDVYGYFRKNLRGGLLKISRITLIGSGLLTFLIAYRMDGILKTLGFSSEIIACGFFIPLVYVFFSKRNSPNAVSLSMILGLIIPVWHFIQAFKLIPELFPAWPLSVPVGISMSFVGLILGIILDYFLTKKTLSLKE, via the coding sequence ATGAAATGGATTCTATTTTTAGCCTATTCATTTTTAGTGTTGATTTTTGGGTTAATTCCAGCAAAGAGTATAAAGAACAACAATGATTATTTCCTTGCCTCAAGGTCTCTTTCATGGAGAAGTCTTACCTTTACTCTTGTAGCAAGCTGGTATGGAGCCTCGTCAATTTTTGTTTCCATCAGTGAAGCCTACTGGAAAGGCTTGAGCTCTCTATGGATTATCGGTGTTCCAGCTTTTTTAACTCTTTTAATATTTTCATTTTTTTCAAGAAGAATTTATAACTCAGAAGTTAATTCAATTCCGGAGATTTTTAGAAAGAAAAACTATAAATTTTCTCAAGTTATAACTTCTGCTATTATTTTCTGGTATCTGATAGTTCTTTCATCATCCCAGCTCATTGCTCTTGGCCAGGTAATAGGAGGTTTCTTAAGTATTAAATATGAGCTCTCTCTTTTGTTGGGCCTTTTAATCATTCTTTTTTATTCAACTGGAGGTGGACTGAAATCAGTTGTTACAACTGATAAAATTCAGTTTTTTATCATTGTTGGAGTGATTTTATCGGTTTTTATTTTTTTATCCGAGAAAAACTTTAATTTTTTTTCTTCTGAAGAAATTATGAAATTAATGAATCCTTTTGACTCTATCACTGAAAATCTTTTGATTACTTTATCTTTCACGCTTGCATGGTTGATATCCCCAATTGTTTGGCAAAGGATAAAGTCTGGAAGAAATAATTATGAGGTAAAAAAATCTTTAATTCTTTCAGCATTAATTTTATTTTTTCTTTATTTAATATCAATCGGAATAGGTATACTTTCTCATCCTTTTAATTTTGATAAAAAAGAAGGAGAGTTATTTATTTTGCTTATAAATAAAAAATTGGGAATTATCCTCGGAAGTTTAGGTTTTTTAGCTGTTGTTTCTGCGATAATGTCTACCCTTGATACCACTCTGAATACTTCTTCAATGACTTTTACATGGGATGTATATGGTTATTTTAGAAAAAATCTCAGAGGTGGCCTATTAAAAATCTCAAGAATTACTTTAATTGGTTCAGGGCTTTTAACTTTTCTAATCGCCTACAGAATGGATGGTATATTAAAAACCCTCGGATTTTCTTCCGAAATAATTGCCTGCGGCTTTTTTATTCCCCTTGTTTATGTATTTTTCTCAAAAAGAAATTCTCCAAATGCAGTATCGCTTTCGATGATTTTAGGTCTTATAATTCCAGTATGGCACTTCATTCAAGCGTTTAAACTAATTCCCGAGCTTTTCCCAGCTTGGCCTTTATCTGTTCCAGTTGGGATTTCGATGAGTTTTGTGGGACTAATACTTGGAATAATTTTGGATTATTTTCTTACGAAAAAAACCTTATCGTTGAAAGAATAA
- a CDS encoding radical SAM protein — protein sequence MRYIFGPVSSRRLGFSLGIDIVPLKTCSFDCIYCECGKTTEKTIEIKEWAPVEEIIKELKEALKNNKEIDHITITGSGEPTLHSKIEDIISKIKDTTRIPVAVLTNGSLLHLKKVREALLKADIILPSLDAVSDVTFRKINRPHKSIKVRKMINGLKKLRKEYKGKIFLEILFVKGVNDTKEEIFKLKREIKNISPDKIHLNTVIRPGTEKFSLPLSYEELLKIKEIFGEKTEVISSGIKEKKEEIYSDKIEFIKNLLKRRPLTSDDISASLGIDKEKIGKILHALLEKGEIRNYSFNDKVFFVRK from the coding sequence GTGAGATACATATTTGGACCTGTTTCATCAAGAAGGCTCGGGTTTTCCCTTGGAATTGACATAGTTCCTCTAAAAACATGCAGTTTCGATTGTATCTACTGTGAGTGTGGAAAAACAACAGAGAAAACTATTGAAATTAAAGAATGGGCTCCTGTTGAAGAAATCATAAAAGAACTTAAAGAAGCATTAAAAAACAACAAAGAGATTGACCACATTACAATAACGGGTTCTGGAGAACCCACCCTTCACTCTAAAATTGAAGATATTATTTCTAAAATAAAAGATACAACAAGAATTCCTGTTGCTGTTCTTACAAATGGGAGTCTGCTCCATTTAAAAAAAGTAAGAGAAGCTTTATTGAAAGCAGATATTATTCTTCCGTCCCTGGATGCTGTATCAGATGTGACATTCAGAAAAATCAATCGACCCCATAAAAGTATAAAAGTTAGAAAGATGATAAACGGATTAAAAAAATTAAGAAAAGAATATAAGGGAAAGATTTTTCTTGAAATTCTGTTTGTAAAAGGAGTGAATGATACCAAAGAAGAAATATTCAAATTGAAAAGAGAAATTAAAAATATCTCTCCTGATAAAATCCATCTTAACACAGTTATAAGACCTGGAACGGAAAAATTTTCTCTTCCTTTATCTTATGAAGAACTTTTAAAAATAAAAGAAATCTTTGGAGAAAAAACAGAGGTAATTTCCTCTGGAATAAAAGAAAAAAAAGAAGAAATTTATTCCGACAAGATAGAATTTATTAAAAATCTTTTAAAGAGAAGACCTCTCACCTCAGATGATATTTCAGCATCTCTGGGGATTGATAAGGAAAAAATTGGAAAAATCCTCCATGCATTGCTTGAGAAAGGAGAAATAAGAAATTATTCTTTCAACGATAAGGTTTTTTTCGTAAGAAAATAA
- a CDS encoding MTH1187 family thiamine-binding protein has product MVIAEVSIIPIGSYSTSVSDYVTESVKVLKNYKNLNYQITSMGTILEGEFEDILKALEEMHEAQFKFGAKRVVTKLTVDDRRDKEISMEAKVKSVVDKLK; this is encoded by the coding sequence ATGGTTATTGCTGAAGTGAGCATTATTCCAATTGGGTCTTACTCAACGAGCGTTAGTGATTATGTAACTGAAAGCGTAAAAGTTTTAAAGAATTATAAAAATTTGAATTATCAAATTACATCAATGGGAACAATCTTAGAGGGCGAATTTGAAGACATTCTGAAAGCTCTTGAAGAAATGCATGAAGCTCAATTCAAATTTGGTGCGAAAAGAGTAGTAACAAAGCTAACAGTCGACGATAGAAGGGATAAAGAAATCTCTATGGAGGCAAAAGTAAAATCCGTTGTGGATAAACTTAAGTGA